tactaggcccattgtatatttattttagtagagattttaggaaagaTAACTAGAGATTTTAGGAGAGAGATGGGTATATTGTAGGAAGAAGATTCagatttgttaggtctagattGAATATCCTCCCGTGTAAATACCCCTCTACTCTACCTGGATTATTCATCCcagaaatccaaaaataataaaaagtagcATAGaaatacccctccaccctACCTGGGTTATTCATCCCAgatatccaaaaataataaaaagtatgaGTATTCTACCgagtgtcttgtattctcttctcgattggtgttaatgaagagtgcgagtgtttcctacagagagttgtgttcaacaatatCCTATCATTCTCTATGTATTTTTGCGATACTAAAATGTACCAAGATCTAAATTGTAGTATTTGTGGCACAATATTAAGGAGAACATAACAAAATTCATGAGTATTCTAACATCTGAGTATTATGGAATGAAAATCGAAGAACATAGCAACATATTTTAACATAAGATTTCCAAGGACAATTAAGGGCAACAAAGTGATATGAGTGTTCATCAATAGACTTGCCATATCGACAAACATTCTTCGATAAGAGACTACCTACACAATGGAGGGTTGGACACAAGTGGTTAGGCTACATGGGATACCATAGTCGATAGGCTCAGATAGGGACCCTTGctttaaatcaattttcttgCATAGTCTTTAGAAGCTGTTGGATACACAATTAGATTCTAGTACACTATTTCATCTACAAACGGACGATTAGACTGAACTCTAAACTAAACCTTAAAGACTATGTTATGTGTCTGTGTATTATCAAGAAGCTATTGGTATGAAAGTGTTCAAATcactttataagaaatattgtAGGTGCTCAATGTATTAGACAAGGTGGGTGAACACTAACTCATAGACTCATAGGTATAGAGTTGGTCCAAGCTACTAATGAGATTATGCAGACAATCAAGACTAAAATGTGTACgacctaaaataaataagagagtCATGTTGATGTGAGACGTAGAGATTTGAGGGATTGGATAAAATATCCTTGAAAGTAACAACTATGCAACTATTTGTGCAAGTAGTCAGACATTGCACGTTTTTTTTCTATAGCATTCCCAACCATTCCATTCTCGATTGAAACCACGAGTGAATGTAGTTGTAGTCTCATGTACTAGGTAGGAATGTGTTTATTGTTGCACCTATCACCAAATTGATGATTTGTCTAGTGAGAGCTCGTACATGTTATCTGATTATTGAGTCATGAAATACTTTTTTGACCTATGCATTATGCATATGCATATATTAAGATGTTTTANGCACAAATCTATAGTCTAGCATAGGGAGTAGGATATGGGTCCGTGCATCTATGTGGGCCTTTCACATTCAATTATACAAGACCCGTCTTAATTTTAGGTCCCACTAATCATGAAAGACATTACATATATTTACGTTTCTCAATCTCAACcatcaatcttttttttaatatttttcaggtaaagtcAAGTGGTTCTTGGACGGGTAGCTACAACTACTATGGAAGCCATGAAACGATGCATTTTTAGTCCGCTTTAGCATTTATGAATGTTTTTCATCGTTTTGGGTAAGCACGTTATTTGTTTAGCCTTTAAATTCTACTTTTAACATTGGTTTGAATTTAAGCTTTGGCTACTTTTTAGTAGAATCCAACTAAACCATTGAAACATTCTAgtaaacattttgaaatttaattatatcctattgaatttgtttgaaaaacatcACTAACAATTTAGCCACAAAAATTTTTGAGTTTGGATTAACAACAGATGATAATTATAATGTATTATCTATtctctataaaaaaataaaaataaaggatgAATTGATTAAATTGGCTAATTgctaacataattaaaaaaaaatgtaacaaacACACCGAAGTAAGATTAGGAACACNACTGAATGGATTGCGTAGATTGAGTCACCTAAAGTCGTATATGTGAGATTCTATATCGATGGgaaagaggaacgagtgtcggtgaggacgttgggcttgAATTGAATGGATTGCGTAGATTGAGTCACCTAAAGTCGTATATGTGAGATTCTATATCGATGGgaaagaggaacgagtgtcggtgaggacgttgggctcgaACTGAATGGATTGCGTAGATTGAGTCACCTAAAGTCGTATATGTGAGATTCTATATCGATGGgaaagaggaacgagtgtcggtgaggacgttgggctcgaATTGAATGGATTGCGTAGATTGAGTCACCTAAAGTCGTATATGTGAGATTCTATATCGATGGgaaagaggaacgagtgtcggtgaggacgttgggctcgaACTGAATGGATTGCGTGGAGCTCGAGCAAGATGTATACTTGGGCTATCCGTACAAGATTCCATGTGGTCTGCTAGTTTGATGTGCAATTCTACAGTTAAGTGCACCCATTGTGCTTGCAGAAGTCCGCAAATTGGGAGCTTGAGTTCATACGAATTTGAGTTGCATGGTTCGACTTCGGATCTCGGCCGTTCATCAGATTTTCCCACCCAACGCCcacaattccaattccaatttcCTCTCCAGAAAGCATCAATTCCTCTCCCTTATTAAGCTCTGTTCTTCACCAAATCATCTATTTCAAATCCATTCTCAAATCATCGTCTCTGGCCTCCAAAATGACTCATTTCTCACCACTGAACTCCTCCGCTTTGCTGCTCTATCGCCTTCCAGAAATCTTAGCTATGCCCGCTCTCTCCTCTTCCGTTACAACCTTCATTTCTCTCCTTTTCCATGGAATTGCATCATCAGAGGATATGCCTCGAGCGATTCTCCACGAGAGGCCATTTGGGTATTTGAGGACATGCGAAGACGAGGAATCAGACCCAATAATCTCACCTTCCCCTTCCTTATCAAAGCCTGCGCCACGCTCACGACGCTCCAAGAAGGTAAGAAATTTCATGCTGATGCCATTAAGTGTGGTTTAGATTTAGATGTTTATGTTCGGAACACTTTGATTAATTTCTATGGGTCCTGTAAAAGAATGTCTGGTGCGCGGAAGGTATTCGACGAAATGTCTGTAAGAACTTTAGTTTCATGGAATGCGGTTATTACAGCATGTGTTGAGAATTTTTGCTTTGATAAAGCTATTGAGTACTTTTTGAAAATGGGTAACCATGGTTTTGAGCCGGATGAAACTACAATGGTGGTTATATTATCAGCTTGTGCAGAGCTTGGTAACTTAAGCTTAGGAAGATGGGTTCATTCTCAAGTGGTGGAAAGGGGGATGGTTTTGAATGTTCAATTGGGCACTGCCCTCGTTGATATGTATGCAAAATCTGGCGATGTTGGATGTGCTAGACTTGTATTCAATTGTTTGAAACAGAGAAGTGTATGGACGTGGAGTGCAATGATTTTGGGGTTAGCCCAACATGGATTTGCCAATGAAGCCATTGAGCTTTTCACAAATATGATGAGCTCCTCTGTGACGCCTAACTATGTCACTTTCATTGGTGTCCTATGTGCTTGCAGCCATGCTGGATTGGTGGATAAAGGATACCATTACTTCAACATTATGGAGAGAGTGTACGGGATTAAGCCGATGATGATACATTATGGGTCGATGGTGGATGTTTTATGTCGTGCAAGTAGAGTCAAGGAGGCTTATGAGTTCATCATGAGGATGCCTGTGGAGCCTGATCCAATTGTGTGGAGGACATTGCTGAGTGCGTGCAGTGCTCGCGATGTAGATGGTGGGGCTCAGGTTGTGGAGGAGGCGAGGAAGAGGCTGCTTGAGCTCGAGCCGAAGAGGGGCGGGAATGTGGTGATGGTTGCAAACATGTTTGCGGAAGTTGGGATGTGGAAACAGGCAGCAGATTGCCGGAGGGCCATGAAAGATGGAGGGATGAAAAAGATGGCAGGGGAGAGTTGCGTGGAAGTTGGTGGCTCTTTGCGCAAATTCTTCTCAGGTTTTGATGGTCGGGCTGATTCTGATGGCATCTATGATTTGCTTGATGGATTGAACCTGCATATGCAAATGGTTAACTTCTAATTACTTcatttacaaattttctttttttcctttttcttcaagttTCCGTCTTCTAAGGCTCTCAATAAAATCTCATAAGTTCAaagatacaaaaagaaaagtaatgaAGCATTCATACTTGTCATGCTCGGGTGTTACTAATGATTAGTATGATGCATCATGTATTATAATTTGATGTTTTCTACTCATAGGATTTCATAATATGTGTATAATTTATATAGGTatgagaaataatatattcatttttctttctttctatgaCTCTACAAGGATCTCCATCAATATATTGTGAGGTCGGTGTGTAAGAATTTGACGATACATATGAAATCGATGCATACCCACATGGTCTAGTGATTACAAAATCGGTAGGAGATTAGTGGGATTTGTGTGTATAAAATTAGTACACATAGAACTATGTGTAAAGTATTGATAAACATCCCAAGCATATGAAAATAACTACTAGAGTCCAAAGACAGGTTTTGGATTCCACTAGGAATAAAACACACGTTCGCATGTGCACGTAATTCTTGACTCCACTGAAGCCACTTGTAGATATTTATAATACTTTCGCTACACAATTCATGACATAGTCAAGGGTTTAACTTATACATttatttcaatgtttttaataCGTTCGTTAAAAAGTCCTTGCATTTCTAGTAGACACGATGTTTACATTTTGTGAAGTTAGAACTTACTCATAGTATGCAAATAGTCCAGTCGAGTTTTAAAAGGTCAGTTCGTTACAAAGAATTCAATCTTAGCCCTCGAAATCTCGAAATGGGTAAAATAATAGCattaactcaaaaaaaaaaaaaaaaaattatttgagatttttttttcttcattaaatgCTACTGCACAATCAAACATTCAATCATTTTCAGTTGCATCAAGAAGAACAATCAATTATATCTGTCCTACAATTTCTACAATAGCTACATATGTGCCAACAATGGCAGTTACAATGCCTATCAATATGATTCCACTTATTATCACCGTCTCCAATCTGAGCCTCTTGTAATTCCCTGATATCTTCAAGTAACACACGCACGGCAGTATAATCGAAGCAGTCACGCTCAGAAACGCTCCGACGAGCGACATCAGAGAGCCGAAAAATGGAATTGCAAGAGCGACAATGACGTTGCTGACCAACAAGGTGGTACTGATTAGCATTGACAAGGGCTTTGTGTTGTAGTTCATTGGAAACCGATTCTTGATGGCATTCACAATTGGAACAGTCATTAATGCATATTTGCATATGGGGTTTACTAATGTTGTGTAGATTGCAACCAAAGAGCTGATTTTTCCTGTCGGAAGATTTAAGGTTATTTGTGATTTGATGTCTGACCCAAACATGGCGTATCCCATTACAGCCATGGAGGCATAGCCAAAAGTGCAGATGATGAAGCAGAATGTTAGAACCTGCACAAGTAGAAACAGCCAAATGGGTTACGAAAAAGTCGATgtgaacgaagcattctttacaagggtatagaaatctctccctagcaaatacgttttaaaaaccttgaggggaagcccaagaagggataactaaaaaaaggacaatatctgctagtagtgggcttgagccgttacaaatggtatcagtgtctgggcgatgtgccagtgaagaggctaagccctaaagggggtggacacaaggttgtgtgtcagcaaggacgttggaccccaaaggggatagattggagggtcccacatcgagaAAAGAACGAATGCCAGAGAGAACGATGGCCCCTGtagagggtgaattgtgagatcaaacatcggttggggaggagaacgaaacatttttttgtaagggtgtggaaatctctccctagcagacacgtttttaaaatcttgagtaaaaactcgaaagggaaaattcaaaaatgacaatatctactagcagtagaCGCGGAAGACgagaaaatggtaaatttaTGGCTTTTTGAACTTTGGTCCTTCATCTTTAACAAAACTTGAGGAAGCACATaattgaaaaaggaaatttgtttGCACTTACATTGGAGAATTGGCGTTTGTTCTTCATGGAAGTGTACAACGTTGGGAAAACCGGATGAGCACAATAACAAAAGGCATACAAACTGATAGAGTTTGAAATCCCTTTCCAGTTGATGAGAGTTCCTTTCTGTTGGAATCCAATTCCATCAAAGGCACCACACCAAAAAACCGAGCCAATGATAACAGCCGACCCAAGCACTCCGCTAGCCGATATGTAAGACAAAAGACTCAAGTTATCGAGCCAAACCGATGGCAAGATAACGAGAGCAACGACGATGACAAAGAAAGCTTGCCCCGAAATCATAAAGCCAAGAAGTTCAAACTCCACATTAGGGAACATGTTGTTCAAGTTATCACCTTCAAGAATTAGAAACCCCGTGGCAACCAAGTAGAGCTCAACATACATGAAAACTGATACTATTATCTTCCCATTCCTTCCAAAGGCAAGCTCTCCAACCTCTGGATATGTTGTTATATCAGACTTGGCATCCATACATCGCTGGATCAGCAGTCCGGTGTAAAACGTCGCCAAAGCGATCACGAAGAGGAGGATTAGACTTAGCCATCCGCCCGACGCGAGCGCGTAGGGAACGGATAGAATCCCAACTCCTgaaaaatgcaacaatcaaCCAAATTGTTAACAAGTCAGTCAACTAAAAAATGTGTTGTTTGTTGAGTTCATATTATCCACACAAATTTAGGTTTTGGATAAGATTTGAGTGTTTGAACCTGATAGAGTATTCATGAGATTGAAAGTGGCTTGGAGGAAAGAAATTTTTGGTGAAGTGCAAGAATTGTGGAAACTATTTGATTCCACTTCCTCCAAACTTAATACTTCACTTTCTAGCTTCTCTCCAAGCAAGAGGGGTACCCTCAAAAATGAATCTAAGAACATCTTCACCTTCATTTTTGTGTTGAAAAACTATGAACAAGGTCAACTCAAGAGAGATTTTGGGAGAGAGATTGTGAAGAACATGTTTGTGTTTGGGCTtcttaaataatgaaaattaagtcTTGAAAAGTAAGATGAGTAATTCGAGTTGCTTGGGATTTTTGATTTAAGTAATGCATTTAACACgtgaaaaagttgaaataatGGCATCAAGTTTTGGTCGTTtagcaataaaaaaacatgttcaaAAAACATGCAACCGACACTGATTTGAAGTGAAATTGTTGATGGTAGGGTAGTTTTCAGCTTTTATGTACCATGTGTGGAGAGAGAATACCCAAAACTATTCTTATCTAATTGTGTTCTTTCTCaatcacattttaattattgaaactcATTTTAAGATTTGTTGTCTTTAActttattctctctttttgaaattttaaaaattgaaatttgtctCTAACTTTATTCTGTGTCCCGGTCATTTTTGTACCAATATATTTCTAGATAAcgttaatatttaatatttgagttcTTAGTTCCTAAATTTCCTTTTAAGAATTCCATTTTTCAAGTATTCTATTTAGTTTATGCCTTTCAAAAACttctaaatatttagaatCGAGGATTTTTAAATAGGtgttacaaaagaaaatttgataacGATCGTGGaaataaacttttgaaaaggGCCAACATCAAACCAAGCTAAACAAATTGAAAACGATTATATCGATGGTCAAACAAACTTAAATCGaactaaataaggaaaatcgACCATAAACTcaattgaagttcaaattcattgaatttaaaaaaaaaaccatatgaCACTAGAGacctttattaatttaagggttaaagtttatattttgtttgaaaagatcaatttagaattaattattgttgatTAGGCCTATTGGAAATCTGGGTTTAAGTTCAATCGGAAGAATTTGGGCTCAAATATGCTTTTTTGAGGCTAAACAAACATTTTGAAGCTGTTTGGATTTTTGGGTTTAGGGTGTAGGGTTTAGGTTTGAGGGAGAAAAAATGAACTAGAGGAGGGCAAAAAATACATCACAAGACCCCTCCAATCTTCTCACAAATCAAACACAATTTTCAGCAATGACTCGGTTCTTATcctaaaatatcatcactagtcCAATTAAGTCAAACTCGTAGCTATATGGGCCTATTATCTAcaaagtttagaaataaatatctagatatttttaagaagaaaaatgattcagatattttaggaataaagatACCTAGTAAAAGAATTTAGGTATTGTAGAAATAAATTGTCTAGTCTCTACTGTAAATATTTCTCCACCCTAAGTATTCTACCGAGTatcttgtaatctcttcttgattggtcttaataaagaatACGAGTGTTTCCTacaaagagttgtgttcaactaTCTGATATTAGAGCGAGGTTGGTGTAGGTTGTTGATCTCTTGAAATTCTTAGTATACTCTGTGGTTGCAACTCTGTCTGATTTTCCATatcagaaacgatttcttgagattttaGTGAGTGAGTTTTTTTGAGTCGTGAGTAGTCTGGGACTCTGCAAGTTTTGTGTCGAAAAGACTTTTTTGGTATCACTGAGGTATTGCCAACATGATGGGAGATTTCCAAATCATTTGAGGAATTAAGAAACAGAACAGcaacaactacaacacgtgGACAACATATATGATACCCTACTTACAAGGATAGGACCTTTGGGAGGTCGTTGGCGGGAGTGAAACTGCACCGCCAGAAGAGAATCTTAATGGCACAttgcgcaaatggagaattAAAGCAGACAAAACAATGTTTGCCTTAAACACCACAAtcgaagaagagatgttagagcaCATTcgggatgacaagacaccgaaCAGCATCAAGTAAAATGTAGTAGTATTCTTGACCTTTGAATTTTGTACTCATAAACTCATTTCAAATTAATGGTTTGGTAGGATACTTGACTTACGAGACACGTAATGGGAGGTTAGCCTCAAATATATTGGATCCTTTGAGATCTTGGAGGCAACTAAGAGTTTGTGGAGAATTGTTTTATGTAAGAAATGATTACTACCATGCATCACATATTACAATTGATATTTTCTACTCGTGGGATCTCAATTATGTGTATGAtttataaaggtatgaaaaatgtcatattcatttttccttctatGACTCTTTAAGggtttcattaatataaaagtatttaGTTGTAGGGTTAGTGTGTATGAAATTGATGCATACCCACCAAGTCCCGTCATTATAACATTTGTAGGAGACTAGTGGGTTTTAGTCCCCACggaaaatgaacaaaatgtTTGTAAGCATATGTAATTCTCGGCCCcgatcaatatttttttctaggTAAGGGAAAGAACTTCATAGTCAATAACAACGCTACATTTGGCTTTCACATTTATCTCAACATAATCTATGATAGAAGCAACATAATCTGTGAAAGAGTGAAGTTCTAGGCATAAACGTTCTTAGAGAAGGAGATGGAGTGTTTGGCACTGACATTTGGATGAGAACGCCCCATGTATAGATTTTGACCAGgatatgaaatttgaatttagtacCTAGTGTCCCGATGTTCTTACGACAAGGTCATGTTAATTActtctattttctaaaaatgtaaaaatatccCAAGAGATCAACCTAAGttattttaacatgttttatcCTCATTTATATACTTCaggaaatttttttggagGTTACTCAACAGAGGATTATTCCAAGCATAACTCATTTAACTTTAGAGTTCTTGTAATTGAGTTACTAAAAAGTAAAGTGCACCTAATTTGTATTGGTAATAACTTTCGATTCTTTTAAGCTTTTCATAGTCATCTTATCGTCATAATCACTCTCATTCGAATATGATCTCGATTTATTCATGTACTTCTCCTTTACTCAAGTGTCATAGACTCCATGATAGCCAACCATCATTGGTAAATATTTTGGAGtttagtgtgagatcccacatcgattggagagagaaactagtgtcaacgaggacactggaccccaaaatgggtagattgtgagatcccacatcggttgaatagggaaacaaaacattctttataagggtttgaaaacctctcactagaGACGTattttaagaaccttgaggggaagccggAAGTGAaggtccaaagaggacaataacttctagcggtgaacttgagttattacaaatgatatcagaacccgacactgagcggtgtcccagcgaggacactgagccctAAAGAAGAGTGGACGCCCGGGAGGTGTGCTagcaaagacgttgggccccaaagggagtggattgtgagatcccacatcaaataaagaagggaatgaattattttttataagagtgtggaaacctctctcgaGCAAGTCTTATTTGATAGTAGTGGACTATTACATTCAGGCTCCTGAAGCTCCATGGAAGATCCATCTCAATGCTTAATAGCATGGCTACCAACCCTATTCAAAAGGTTCTTGGCCATGGTCATCATCTTTAGGATGAATGGGATAATGGGTTAAGAAGGAAGCTTaaagataatgaaaatttagagtgGGCGTCTCTTTTGCCTCTATTATTTGCCTCTATTATCCTCAATGGTTATGGGAACTTAGTCAATACCTAGCCTCCATTTCTATCTAAACAAACATAAAGGAGTTAAAAAGTAGTTTCaaaaaaagagtaataatGTATGAATTGAATACGtaacaataaaacaaatcAATTCAGACAAATCCACATAACCAAAACACATAACAACAAAGTAGGACGCAAATCAAACGTTTGGCAAAAAAAGGTGTTGTTGGATAGCTCCATCTTTTGCACTTCAATGGAGCCTTGTCTGGCACGTGATCACTTCCTCTTAAAGCCATCTACTTTATCAATCtcaacttttctttctttttttctttttttttttttctttttctttttttaattaaaaaaggaaaatataaggttttggaatttgctataataaaaaacaaaaataaattattgtccTATTATCCCATGATTGATTCTTCTGCCTCATCGGTTTCCAtgctgtttttttcttttaatattttcttaataataagaaataaacaaatatataatcacttctattttagcttatatattcattttccTTCCATGGGTTTCTCGTTTGTTCttataataatgttaaattattattttaattcaatatgtaatttttttactatttttcaattttatctttttcccccgaataaaagttaatattaaataatagtaaaatataataactcgaaaattcagtaaaaaaaataaattttaaaaattaataaataaaagaatctaATCTGaagctttctttttcctacTCTGCCACCCCATTGGAAACTAATAGATGGCTGAGTTTGACACttcaaataaatcaatcatttaaaaaaaaaaaaaacaatttaaaagttaaaatttaaacacttataaataagagacttttaaatttatttagatgaAATTACGTTGTCAAGTTTGAAATTATTAGTAAATttgtcataaattttttttaattagttgaaatGAACTATtgcaataatataaatattctactttatgaaaatttaatagtatattccattttaataaacaaaaaagctTTTACAAgataatattcataattccaataaatataaaataagaatccGAACAATATAAACTATCCAACCCAAATCATTTTTCTAAGTTTGGattggattaaattttttaaaaataaaaaatttggattggTATGACTGTTTTTTAGTCAGTCAACTCGACCTATCCAAAAATAACTCTATCTTAGGTTTAAGattattactaaaataaataagatttttttaaataattaaaaaaatacaacatgACAACTCAAGCAAATCCGAAAATGGATGattaggttgggttagattaggttgtgaactctatcCTAAGTTACTCACATTATCAATCCAATTAACCTGAACTTTTGAGTTTgtccaaaatattttctttaacccTAATTCAGGAACACTTCTCATCGTTCTTTTCtattattctattattttgataGATCTTAAGGGAGTGTAATTTGTTTAAGAAGtaggtttaaaatatttaaactacaTGAAAAACacattcataaaataaaataatattactaGATTGagaatcatatatatattaatatgaaattCTCAACTTGGATCTAAGTTTCtccttatttttcttcttttttttttttaactaaaattcaaaagaattattaaaaaaatatataaaatttaaaggattTGGTGAAATTAGGGAGAataccaaataaaatattcccTTTTTGAGCAAAAAAAAGAtagatagagatagagagagagagagagagagaggataaGAAATGGAAGCAATTTGAAAGGCTTGAAGAAAAAGGCACACAAGAGGCAGCGGTGGGCGTGGCTATGGCTACGGTAACGGCGGAATTAAACCACAAAAGATAAGTAGAGAATTAGAACCTGAGAGAGCGTTGAGTCCATTGAAGCAGGTTTTGATGAAGTTGGTGGCGCCAGCGCCgtaggcggcggcggcggtggtgggtTGCAGCTCAACGTCGTTTTGCTTGTCTCCGTATAGAAGTGGCTCACGGAGGTGGCCCGGTAATGTGGTGTCGACCGACTCACCCAtgggagaaagagaaaggaagagagagagagagagagagaggaaaggtTACGAATAGGCTAATGGGTGAATGGCTCTTCGATTTAGGCTCCAATTATGTGCTTAAAATGGTGCTGTATTTATGTACAAACAAAAActaactaaaaacaaaaacattaattttactAGGGGTTACAA
This sequence is a window from Cucurbita pepo subsp. pepo cultivar mu-cu-16 chromosome LG04, ASM280686v2, whole genome shotgun sequence. Protein-coding genes within it:
- the LOC111792568 gene encoding pentatricopeptide repeat-containing protein At2g36730 isoform X2; its protein translation is MVRLRISAVHQIFPPNAHNSNSNFLSRKHQFLSLIKLCSSPNHLFQIHSQIIVSGLQNDSFLTTELLRFAALSPSRNLSYARSLLFRYNLHFSPFPWNCIIRGYASSDSPREAIWVFEDMRRRGIRPNNLTFPFLIKACATLTTLQEACAELGNLSLGRWVHSQVVERGMVLNVQLGTALVDMYAKSGDVGCARLVFNCLKQRSVWTWSAMILGLAQHGFANEAIELFTNMMSSSVTPNYVTFIGVLCACSHAGLVDKGYHYFNIMERVYGIKPMMIHYGSMVDVLCRASRVKEAYEFIMRMPVEPDPIVWRTLLSACSARDVDGGAQVVEEARKRLLELEPKRGGNVVMVANMFAEVGMWKQAADCRRAMKDGGMKKMAGESCVEVGGSLRKFFSGFDGRADSDGIYDLLDGLNLHMQMVNF
- the LOC111792361 gene encoding amino acid transporter AVT1I-like isoform X2; translation: MKVKMFLDSFLRVPLLLGEKLESEVLSLEEVESNSFHNSCTSPKISFLQATFNLMNTLSGVGILSVPYALASGGWLSLILLFVIALATFYTGLLIQRCMDAKSDITTYPEVGELAFGRNGKIIVSVFMYVELYLVATGFLILEGDNLNNMFPNVEFELLGFMISGQAFFVIVVALVILPSVWLDNLSLLSYISASGVLGSAVIIGSVFWCGAFDGIGFQQKGTLINWKGISNSISLYAFCYCAHPVFPTLYTSMKNKRQFSNVLTFCFIICTFGYASMAVMGYAMFGSDIKSQITLNLPTGKISSLVAIYTTLVNPICKYALMTVPIVNAIKNRFPMNYNTKPLSMLISTTLLVSNVIVALAIPFFGSLMSLVGAFLSVTASIILPCVCYLKISGNYKRLRLETVIISGIILIGIVTAIVGTYVAIVEIVGQI
- the LOC111792361 gene encoding amino acid transporter AVT1I-like isoform X1, giving the protein MGESVDTTLPGHLREPLLYGDKQNDVELQPTTAAAAYGAGATNFIKTCFNGLNALSGVGILSVPYALASGGWLSLILLFVIALATFYTGLLIQRCMDAKSDITTYPEVGELAFGRNGKIIVSVFMYVELYLVATGFLILEGDNLNNMFPNVEFELLGFMISGQAFFVIVVALVILPSVWLDNLSLLSYISASGVLGSAVIIGSVFWCGAFDGIGFQQKGTLINWKGISNSISLYAFCYCAHPVFPTLYTSMKNKRQFSNVLTFCFIICTFGYASMAVMGYAMFGSDIKSQITLNLPTGKISSLVAIYTTLVNPICKYALMTVPIVNAIKNRFPMNYNTKPLSMLISTTLLVSNVIVALAIPFFGSLMSLVGAFLSVTASIILPCVCYLKISGNYKRLRLETVIISGIILIGIVTAIVGTYVAIVEIVGQI
- the LOC111792568 gene encoding pentatricopeptide repeat-containing protein At2g36730 isoform X1 yields the protein MVRLRISAVHQIFPPNAHNSNSNFLSRKHQFLSLIKLCSSPNHLFQIHSQIIVSGLQNDSFLTTELLRFAALSPSRNLSYARSLLFRYNLHFSPFPWNCIIRGYASSDSPREAIWVFEDMRRRGIRPNNLTFPFLIKACATLTTLQEGKKFHADAIKCGLDLDVYVRNTLINFYGSCKRMSGARKVFDEMSVRTLVSWNAVITACVENFCFDKAIEYFLKMGNHGFEPDETTMVVILSACAELGNLSLGRWVHSQVVERGMVLNVQLGTALVDMYAKSGDVGCARLVFNCLKQRSVWTWSAMILGLAQHGFANEAIELFTNMMSSSVTPNYVTFIGVLCACSHAGLVDKGYHYFNIMERVYGIKPMMIHYGSMVDVLCRASRVKEAYEFIMRMPVEPDPIVWRTLLSACSARDVDGGAQVVEEARKRLLELEPKRGGNVVMVANMFAEVGMWKQAADCRRAMKDGGMKKMAGESCVEVGGSLRKFFSGFDGRADSDGIYDLLDGLNLHMQMVNF